The genomic DNA AAAAGTTGCAGTAGGCCACTTGGAGGGGACAGGTCGACTTGGTGTAGAAGGGGAGAACTTTGTTGCCTTAGGGCACCGGTCTCATGTGACCGGAAAGTTTTTCAATAGATTGGATGAGCTGTCGGTAGGCGACCAAATCGACTTCATTGCGGACAATCAAGGCTTCCACTATAAAGTGATCGATAAGAAGATCATCGAACCGACTCAATTGGAAGTGCTGGAGCCTGTGAAAAACAAATCTATTGTTACCCTTATTACGTGTCATCCGATGTATTCCAATAAACAAAGACTCGTAGTTGTTGGAGAGAAAGTTCCCAATTAACTTGATTTAATGAGACATCCATTGTTGTGGATGTCTCTCTTTCATTTAAAGTGAGTTTTGTTTAAACACTGATTCATGCGGGTATGTCTAGTATTACACCAGACAAAGGAGGAAGATGAGAACAATGATGTATCTATTAGGCCTTTTACTTCCGCCTCTTGCAGTATTTTTATCAGGGAGTAAAACGCAAACACTCATCAATATCATTTTGACGATGATCGGATGGCTTCCTGGTGTCATCCATGCGTTCTTCATCATTCACCAGAAGCGTTCGGTCGGTAAAGGAAGCCTCGCGTAACAGAAAAAACCTCCAAGTGGAGGTTTTGTACATAATTTTCTCTGAATCATCCTATAATGATAGAAACTTATTTAACGCAGTGCTTCGTTTCAGGAAAACGGAGTGTTGCGTTTTTTATTTACTTTATAAGCTTTAACTCTGCCTCGCCACCATGGATTTGGATGAACATCTTTTCAATCGCTTGCAGCATTTCTAGAGCATGTTCATCGGTTAAGGAAGGCTGGAAGTAGACGATATGGAGAGCCTGTGTTGTATTCTCAGTGACCATCGTCCGTTTTGAATCGACGATCGGGCTTCCAAAAGCACCTTGTCCATCCCGGGTTAGTATTTTATTGCTCATGTCCATTTCTCGACCGTTGATTCCTTCATAGGAATCTTCAGCCGAACCGATATCTACAATCACATCTCCCGTAATTTGAAATGTGTCATATATCCCAAGTGGA from Pseudalkalibacillus sp. SCS-8 includes the following:
- a CDS encoding class D sortase gives rise to the protein MKLMGNLLIGLALLIGGYVAYEQIHAFYLEKKLIANTEELSESLRTEIVNRNDGIVEEGMKETVPLKNLHISIPKINLKTKVLEGSSTDILKVAVGHLEGTGRLGVEGENFVALGHRSHVTGKFFNRLDELSVGDQIDFIADNQGFHYKVIDKKIIEPTQLEVLEPVKNKSIVTLITCHPMYSNKQRLVVVGEKVPN
- a CDS encoding YqaE/Pmp3 family membrane protein yields the protein MRTMMYLLGLLLPPLAVFLSGSKTQTLINIILTMIGWLPGVIHAFFIIHQKRSVGKGSLA